The following are encoded together in the Mastacembelus armatus chromosome 6, fMasArm1.2, whole genome shotgun sequence genome:
- the c6h11orf96 gene encoding uncharacterized protein C11orf96 homolog: MAAVRQMVVEASGFHVLPAHLMASAMEEFPQQLPVPKCPARGKSRSRRPREARFKTQPVTFAEIAEVEEEGSSPLEEERARRSFLQSLENLRRSTQTLHCSTAAHHNYTPTPTQASLDSSDSDSTQ; the protein is encoded by the coding sequence ATGGCTGCTGTGCGTCAGATGGTTGTTGAGGCCTCTGGCTTCCACGTCCTGCCGGCCCACCTTATGGCCTCAGCCATGGAGGAGTTTCCTCAGCAGCTTCCAGTTCCCAAATGCCCAGCAAGAGGCAAGAGCCGCTCCCGCCGACCTCGTGAGGCTCGCTTCAAAACACAACCTGTCACCTTTGCTGAGATCGCAGAGGTAGAAGAAGAAGGTTCCTCACCCCTGGAAGAGGAGAGGGCACGGCGCTCCTTCCTTCAGTCCCTGGAGAACCTGCGGCGGAGCACACAAACCCTCCACTGCTCAACGGCTGCCCATCACAActacacacccacacccacacaagCCAGCCTGGACTCCAGTGATTCCGACTCGACACAGTGA